The genomic segment AATAGTAAATAAGGACGGTTCAGCTAACTTTGAAGAGCGGCTTACTTATAATTTCGACGGTAAGTTTAATGGAGTTACTAGAGATGTTGATTTTTCTTTTACAAAAGGCATAAAAGACAAAAAAGTTTATGTACTGGAAAATGATAATTTGAAAGAACTTCAGCTAAATCCCGGTAATTCTCTTGATGCCACAGGTAAACCAGGCACCTATAACTTTATAGAGGAAGGAACCTTGGCGAGGCTTAAGCTTTTTGAGGTTTCAAAAAATCAAGAAAAAACCTTTGTTATAAAATACAAGTTAATTGATGCTGTTACAAAATATAAGGACACTGCAGAGTTTAACAGAAAGATAATTGACTCTAGGTGGAAAACTAGATTGGATAACATAAAAATAAAAATAACACTTCCACCTGGAGCTACAAAAGAGGAGTTGAAAATATTTACTCATGGGCCCCTTATAGGCGAATCTTCCATATTAGATAACCGTACTGTAGAATTTACTGTGCCTACAGTGTCACCGGGTACTTTTATAGAAACCCTGGTTTTATTCCCTATAAATCTTGTTCCTGGATCGAGTAATGTAGTAGATGAAACTGCACTACCTAGAATAATGGCAAATGAAGCTACCCTTGCGGATGAAGCAAATAAAACAAGAGAGGAATCAAGGAAGGAGGTGCAGCAGCAGGTTGAAATGCAATCGCAGCGTAAATCTGTAGGCAACCCTCTAGCAATAGTTCTCATACTGTTATGGTTTCCAATAATTTATTATATATATATAAAATATGATAAAGAAATTAAACCAAACTTTTATGGCAAGTATTACAGGGAGCTTCCGGGTGATTATACCCCCGCAGAAATGAGTGTTTTAATGTCCTTTGGCAAAGTAAATACTAGAGATGTAATGGCTACCCTTATGGATCTTGCAAGAAAGAAGAAACTTATAATTTCTCAAAATAAGATTACTAAAAAGGGTTTCTTTAATAGTAAGGAGATAGATAAATATGTAATTACCTTAAATGAAAAAGCACCATCAATAACTTTAAAGACGCACGAAGAGTTTTTGATAAGCTGGTTTATAGGTAAAATAGGAAACGGAAATTATGTTGCCCTTGATGAAATAAAGGATTATGTTAAAGAAAAGAGTGAAGCACTAGAATTTAAGGCTGATTATGATAAATGGAATACACTCGCATGTGAGGAAGCTGCTAAAAATGATTTTTTTGATCAAACCTGTAAAAAGGGAATCTTACTTGGAACATTAACAGGATTTTCTTATTTATTAATTGGAATAGCTGTTACATTACTACTGTTTACTCCAATTGCTGTAGTTGCCATAATTCAAGGGGTTATAATGGTGATTTTCTCAACATTAATAAAAAGAAGAACAGCATATGGAAATGAGCAGCATGCAATGTGGCAGTCCTTCAAAAACTTTTTAAAAGACTTCAGCAGATTAGATAAAGCTGAAATTCCGTCTATTATATTATGGGAACACTATCTTGTATACGCCATTTCTCTTGGCGTCGCAAAGGAAGTTATAAAACAGCTTCCTATTGTTTTCAGCGATGAGGATCTAAATAATAATAATAATCTCACCTATATGTATGGGGCAAGCTATGGTTACTTCAGTGGCTTTGGTGCAATGTTTGATGATACTATCCATACCGTGGAGGGTGCAATTTCCACAGCACAAAGCGTTGCAAGTTCTGAGAATTCATCATCTTCTGGTGGTGGTGGTGGCTTTAGTGGCGGTAGTTCCGGTGGCGGTGGCGGTTGTGGCGGCGGTGGCGCATTTTAATGCGTCATAATTAAAAAAGAATAAAGGAGCGATTTTTATGTTAATTCCAGTAATTATAATATCTGCACTAGTACTGATACTGATTTTTCTTTATAATAACCTCATAATCAAACGTAATAAGGTGAGGAATTCATGGAGCCAAATAGACGTACAACTAAAAAGAAGATTTGATCTTATCCCTAACCTAGTTGAAATTGTAAAAGGCTATGCTAATCATGAACGTAGTACCTTTGAAGAAGTAACCTCAGCCAGAACTAACTATCTTTCCTCAAATACACCTGGCGATATGATGAAGGCTAATGGTGAGTTAACACAGGTTCTTGGAAAATTGTTTGCTGTAGCAGAAGCATATCCAGAACTTAAGGCAAATACAAATTTTCTTGAGCTTCAGGGAGAATTGTCAAAAGCAGAGGATAAAATTAGCTATGCAAGGCAATTTTACAACGATGTTGCTATGGATTACAATAACTCTGTACAAATGTTTCCATCAAGTCTGATTGCAAGCATGTTTAGTTTCAAAGAAGAACCTTTCTTCAATGTGGATGAGAAAGAAAAAGCTACTCCGCAGATTAAGTTTTAGCAAGACAAATTGTATTCCCAATTTGTTAATGTCCCCCGGGATATTTCCCTAAATAGCTTGAGACTGAGATTGATAAAAGAGCATCCAAACGGATGCTCTTAATTTATTACTTCTTCATTTAATTCAAATTCATCCTCTTCGAATCTGCACAGCTCTCCGCAGGAGATGATTTAACTTTTTGTAATCTATCAGTATCTATAACAATTTCTGAACCATCAGTAACTAATTCAATAAGTAATGGTTGTGTTCTATTGTGTAGCAAGTCCTTTATGTTATCAACTTCCTCATTCGAGGTTATCTGTATAGCTTCTACTCCCATGGCTTCTGCAATAGAAGCTATACTTTTTTTAGCAAATTTAACTTTGCCTTTGCAACTTCTACCATATAGTACATTTAATCCATTATTAACAAGTCCTAACATTGAATTATTTACAACAAAGTAGATAATAGGTATATTATATTCTTTAGCTGTTAGTATTTCCATTCCATTCATGTAAAATCCACCATCGCCTACCATTACGGCATATGTTCTATCAGGATTAGCTAAGTATGAACCTACAACTCCCCCTACACCGGTTCCCATACATGCGTAATTTATACTTGTTTGAAAATCCATTGTCTCTTTTATTGGCATATACTTAAATAAACAATTAAAAAAATCCCCCATATCACTTACGAAACAAGTATCCGCAGGCAGTAAGTCTGATATTTTTTCAGTAAATAGTCTTAAAGACATCCCTGTATGGTTCTTTACATAAGGCTTATTCATCAAAGGTTTAATGAATGGATTTTCCTTTACTGATACATTGTTACTAATCAAAGTTACTGCTTGTTTTAGGTCGCAACAAACAGAAATATCTTCTTTAAAAACTTTATTAAACTCCGCTACATCCCAGTCTATTCTTATAACTTTTCTATCTTTAACGAGAATATCATTGTAATCCCTTGTTGCAGCTTGTCCTAAAGATGAACCAAGGATTAATAGACAACCAAATTGTTCTTTCTCTACATACTCCACAGCTCCATCTGCTGAACAAAATCCATAATTTCCAATATAATAAGGGAAGTCTGTGTGCACAATCCCTTTACCATTGGGTGTAGACATTACAGGCCATTTAAGTTTTTCGCTTAATGCTTTTATTTCTTTACTAATACCTCTTGAACCTCTACCAACTAAGATTAATCCCTTTTGAGTATTATTAATCTCATTAATAGCTTCTTTTAAACTTTTTTCATCAAACTGCATTGCTTCAATGACTATTTTATTAGTAGGAAGAATTCCTTTAAATTCATTATTTTGAATATCAAAAGGAATTGATAATGCAACGGGACCACATGGTGGTGTCATGGCTATTGTAATCGCTTTTTCAATCTCTTCAATAACTTCATCTTCATTTAGAATATTTTTCGAGTATTTTGTTAAGCTACTAAGCAATTTTATATTATCAAATTCTTGCAAAGCACCTTTGCCCATGAAAGACCTTTTTATATCCCCATTTATAACAAGCATAGGAAGTTTATTTCTTTGCGCGTCTGCAATTCCATTGATGGCATTGTTTACACCTACACCACCTGCCAACATACATACCCCTAATTTATTTGATAAATCAGAATATTTTGTAGCGCAGTAAGTAGCCCCTGCTTCATTCTTTGTTATTATAAATTCTATATCACTGTCATTTAAAGCATCAAGTATACCCGCAAATGTTGCAGATGGTATTCCAAATACGTAATTCACTTCATTAAGTGAAAGTGTCTTTATTATAGCGTCAGCTATTCTCATATGTTATATCCTCCGTAAATTTCAATTATTTTTTATGAATTATGCTATGTTAGATAAAATTGAGCTTTATTTCTCTGTTATATTCATTATATACAATTAAGCTCATATTTCCAATCTATGCTATCATATGAATATTTTATACATTCTTATACTAATTGTAGCATAATTTTCAAGTTTTATGCATTATATTTTTTGAAAATACTTAGGTTTATCACTGATTACGTTATTATTAATGAAAGCAAGAAGGATAAGGAATATATTCACAAAACATGAATGAAATGAAATAACTTTTTTTTAAAAAATACTTGAAATGTAATTTCAGTTATGCTAATATAATCTCATAAGATGAAACCGTACACAAAAGAAAAATGATCAGCAATAAAGGAGGAAATATGGATATATTAAACTTAAAAAAACTAACAACAGAAAGTAGAAATGAAAATACCATGGACATAGATAAAATTTCAACCTTAGAAATGGTGAAAATAATAAATAATGAAGATAAAAAGGTAGCAGAAGCCGTGGAAAAGGAACTTCCTAAAATAGTAGAAGCCATAGATTGTATAACTTTAAGAATGTATAAAGGTGGGAGATTAATTTATATAGGTGCAGGAACTTCCGGAAGACTTGGAATTTTAGATGCATCAGAATGTCCACCTACATATGGAATTTCTGAAGAACTAGTACAAGGGATTATAGCAGGTGGTAAACAAGCTATGTTTAGTGCAAAGGAAGGCGCTGAGGATTCTAAGGAACTCGCAGTAAAAGATTTGAAAAATAAAAATATAACAGCGAATGATACAATAGTAGGACTTGCAGCATCAGGTAGAACTCCATATGTTATAGGAGGACTAGAGTATGCAAATGAAATAGGAGCATTAACCATTTCAGTTACTTGTAATGCTAATTCACAAGTTTCAAAAACATCGAAAATATCAATAGAACCAGTAGTTGGAGCAGAAGTTGTGACAGGATCAACAAGATTAAAATCAGGAACAGCTCAGAAACTAGTACTAAATATGTTATCAACAGGGGTTATGATAAAGCTAGGTAAAGTATATGGCAACCTTATGGTAGATGTAAAATCAACAAATGAAAAACTAGTTGAGAGAGCTAAGTTAATAATTTGTGAAGCAACGGGAGTAGCTATTGAAGAAGCATCCGAAGTATTAAATAAAACAGATTTTGATGTTAAGCTTTCAATATTCATGATATTATCAAAGCTTAATAAAGAGGAAGCAAAAATCATATTAGATGAAAATAAAGGATATATAGCAAAAGCACTAAATAATATCTAAAATAGGGAGGAAATATTATGGTAAATAAAGATATTGCTAAAAACTTAGTGGAGCTAGTTGGAGGGAAAAGTAATATAAAATCTGTTACAAACTGTATGACGCGATGCAGATTAGAACTTAACGATCTTTCAAAAGCTAAAATAGATAAAATAAAAAAATCTGAAGGAGCCCTTGGAGTGGTTGAGTCAGAGGGACAGTTACAAGTTATTTATGGCCCAGGAAAGGTAAATAAGGTAACTGAAGAAGTAACAAAAATACTTGGGGGAAATCCAGTTATAGGTGAAGATGCAGTAGCAGAAACTAAAAATAAATTAAAAGAAAAGAATAACACTAAGTTTAAAAACATACTTAAAAAACTAGGGAATATATTTATTCCCTTAATACCACTATTCGTAGCTTCTGGGCTTGTACTTGCAGTTAATAATATAGCAGGAGTATATTTGGGTGATGTATATAAAACCACAACAGCAGCTCAAATAATAGGGCTTATAGGTAATGGCGTATTCTCTATATTATCAATTTTAGTTGGTGTAAATGCAGCTAAAGAATTCGGTTCACAAATGCCAATGATGGGTGGAGTATTAGGTGGTATTCTATCATCAGCAGCACTTGCAAAGATAACTCTTTTTGGAACAGCATTAACTCCAGGACGTGGGGGGATTATTTCAGTAATATTAGTAGTAAGTTTAGCTTGTTACATTGAAAAGGTTTGCAGGAAGTTTGTACCAGATGTGTTGGATTTATTCGTTACACCACTCGTTACACTTACACTTTCGGTTTTAGTAGCAATATTTATACTTCAACCAATTGGGGGATTTGTTTCAGATAGTATAGGAATAGTTGTAGCTCAAACTATTGCATCCGATAATATGATAATATCAGTTATATCAGGATCAGTATCAGGAGGGTTATTCTTACCACTCGTTATGACAGGAATGCACCAAGCATTAACTCCAATACATGCAGATTTAATAGCTAATGTTGGATTTACAGTATTACTTCCTATATTAGCTACAGCTGGAATGGCGCAGGTAGGAGCTACTATAGCAGTACTTAGAAAAACAAAAAATGAAAGATTAAGGAAAGTAGCTAAAAATGGATTAATACCAGGATTTTTAGGAATAGGAGAGCCATTAATATATGGAGTAACATTACCACTTGGAAAGCCATTTGTTGGAGCTTGTTTTGGAGCAGCACTAGGTGGAGCAGTTATGGCAATATTTAAGGTAGGAGCAGTTGCATTAGGTGTATCAGGATTACCACTCGCATTATTAATTGCAAATGGAAAAATGCCAGTATTCTTATTAGGTGTATTGGTATCATATATAGGTGGATATTTCTTTACTAACATGTTAGGTTTTGAAGATCCAGTAGAATAACAATCTATGATTTGAGGAGGGATTTTTATGAGTTATGGTTTTTCTATTTATTTTGGACTAGACAATACAAA from the Clostridium sp. CM027 genome contains:
- the murQ gene encoding N-acetylmuramic acid 6-phosphate etherase — encoded protein: MDILNLKKLTTESRNENTMDIDKISTLEMVKIINNEDKKVAEAVEKELPKIVEAIDCITLRMYKGGRLIYIGAGTSGRLGILDASECPPTYGISEELVQGIIAGGKQAMFSAKEGAEDSKELAVKDLKNKNITANDTIVGLAASGRTPYVIGGLEYANEIGALTISVTCNANSQVSKTSKISIEPVVGAEVVTGSTRLKSGTAQKLVLNMLSTGVMIKLGKVYGNLMVDVKSTNEKLVERAKLIICEATGVAIEEASEVLNKTDFDVKLSIFMILSKLNKEEAKIILDENKGYIAKALNNI
- a CDS encoding LemA family protein translates to MRNSWSQIDVQLKRRFDLIPNLVEIVKGYANHERSTFEEVTSARTNYLSSNTPGDMMKANGELTQVLGKLFAVAEAYPELKANTNFLELQGELSKAEDKISYARQFYNDVAMDYNNSVQMFPSSLIASMFSFKEEPFFNVDEKEKATPQIKF
- a CDS encoding thiamine pyrophosphate-binding protein, with translation MRIADAIIKTLSLNEVNYVFGIPSATFAGILDALNDSDIEFIITKNEAGATYCATKYSDLSNKLGVCMLAGGVGVNNAINGIADAQRNKLPMLVINGDIKRSFMGKGALQEFDNIKLLSSLTKYSKNILNEDEVIEEIEKAITIAMTPPCGPVALSIPFDIQNNEFKGILPTNKIVIEAMQFDEKSLKEAINEINNTQKGLILVGRGSRGISKEIKALSEKLKWPVMSTPNGKGIVHTDFPYYIGNYGFCSADGAVEYVEKEQFGCLLILGSSLGQAATRDYNDILVKDRKVIRIDWDVAEFNKVFKEDISVCCDLKQAVTLISNNVSVKENPFIKPLMNKPYVKNHTGMSLRLFTEKISDLLPADTCFVSDMGDFFNCLFKYMPIKETMDFQTSINYACMGTGVGGVVGSYLANPDRTYAVMVGDGGFYMNGMEILTAKEYNIPIIYFVVNNSMLGLVNNGLNVLYGRSCKGKVKFAKKSIASIAEAMGVEAIQITSNEEVDNIKDLLHNRTQPLLIELVTDGSEIVIDTDRLQKVKSSPAESCADSKRMNLN
- a CDS encoding DUF2207 domain-containing protein; amino-acid sequence: MKKGFTIIFTKMFLAIVLFTLSTFGQQVYASGTKTYNLSRYAINVIVNKDGSANFEERLTYNFDGKFNGVTRDVDFSFTKGIKDKKVYVLENDNLKELQLNPGNSLDATGKPGTYNFIEEGTLARLKLFEVSKNQEKTFVIKYKLIDAVTKYKDTAEFNRKIIDSRWKTRLDNIKIKITLPPGATKEELKIFTHGPLIGESSILDNRTVEFTVPTVSPGTFIETLVLFPINLVPGSSNVVDETALPRIMANEATLADEANKTREESRKEVQQQVEMQSQRKSVGNPLAIVLILLWFPIIYYIYIKYDKEIKPNFYGKYYRELPGDYTPAEMSVLMSFGKVNTRDVMATLMDLARKKKLIISQNKITKKGFFNSKEIDKYVITLNEKAPSITLKTHEEFLISWFIGKIGNGNYVALDEIKDYVKEKSEALEFKADYDKWNTLACEEAAKNDFFDQTCKKGILLGTLTGFSYLLIGIAVTLLLFTPIAVVAIIQGVIMVIFSTLIKRRTAYGNEQHAMWQSFKNFLKDFSRLDKAEIPSIILWEHYLVYAISLGVAKEVIKQLPIVFSDEDLNNNNNLTYMYGASYGYFSGFGAMFDDTIHTVEGAISTAQSVASSENSSSSGGGGGFSGGSSGGGGGCGGGGAF
- a CDS encoding PTS transporter subunit EIIC, with protein sequence MVNKDIAKNLVELVGGKSNIKSVTNCMTRCRLELNDLSKAKIDKIKKSEGALGVVESEGQLQVIYGPGKVNKVTEEVTKILGGNPVIGEDAVAETKNKLKEKNNTKFKNILKKLGNIFIPLIPLFVASGLVLAVNNIAGVYLGDVYKTTTAAQIIGLIGNGVFSILSILVGVNAAKEFGSQMPMMGGVLGGILSSAALAKITLFGTALTPGRGGIISVILVVSLACYIEKVCRKFVPDVLDLFVTPLVTLTLSVLVAIFILQPIGGFVSDSIGIVVAQTIASDNMIISVISGSVSGGLFLPLVMTGMHQALTPIHADLIANVGFTVLLPILATAGMAQVGATIAVLRKTKNERLRKVAKNGLIPGFLGIGEPLIYGVTLPLGKPFVGACFGAALGGAVMAIFKVGAVALGVSGLPLALLIANGKMPVFLLGVLVSYIGGYFFTNMLGFEDPVE